A portion of the Sabethes cyaneus chromosome 3, idSabCyanKW18_F2, whole genome shotgun sequence genome contains these proteins:
- the LOC128744089 gene encoding uncharacterized protein LOC128744089: protein MYTFLLPLFGLMALASASLNYPVFGTKRYTRANLLPPSNYGSSLSMPAYPIVPQYYESPPQYTMAMPSYSMNPSSADYYDDSGYYNSNYYYVPPVHRRHQRQDRYPSYGLPTYRGEYKPTPYYYAHAPSYSYSDDRESNNPLDDLHEEMLQEDERERARDYMPVGQEQWYESPARHSADSTFLRNLIMYNKQMNSLRNNQPDSAEEYDEYDVGEPDYYDAPYADNGNSYSSYINPYNNANSDSRSTLSKITSLRNSMAKNALEDDEEVQELKSLIHQQKNSRVAQQPQLHQPQFQQSFKQYQDEPSTSDPILDTKQQQQRSMSSDYQQYGNTDNWQQDSPSYSSYDYENEYDDNNWSHWDRKRNVQPKKVAFPMFPFTSAPTTAAPTVAPSMAVTVAPLLTTSAKPPSQAQTQTHNGQKEVAVPRPAAPVRNPFANLNALQKQPKGHHPAGTVVNGVAQAKPVKVKPSSVYDTIKKIIDMQQNLEGAELALQLDNQKHQDSRVQKRFVTNEESLVQQLDGLKRTA, encoded by the exons ATGTATACTTTCCTGTTGCCTTTGTTCGGCCTAATGGCGCTTGCAAGCGCATCACTAAACTATCCAGTTTTTGGCACTAAGCGGTACACCAGAGCAAACCTGCTCCCACCCAGCAATTACGGAAGTTCACTTTCGATGCCGGCATATCCAATTGTTCCGCAATACTACGAAAGTCCGCCACAATACACGATGGCGATGCCTTCGTACTCGATGAATCCATCATCGGCGGATTACTACGACGACAGTGGCTACTACAATAGTAACTATTACTACGTTCCTCCTGTGCATCGAAGACACCAGCGGCAAGATCGCTACCCTTCGTACGGGCTTCCGACATATCGTGGTGAGTACAAACCAACTCCGTATTACTACGCCCATGCTCCCAGCTACAGCTACTCCGATGATCGGGAATCCAACAACCCATTGGATGACCTTCATGAGGAAATGTTGCAAGAAGACGAGCGAGAAAGAGCCCGTGACTACATGCCCGTAGGACAAGAGCAGTGGTACGAAAGCCCAGCACGGCATTCTGCCGATTCCACGTTCCTGCGAAATCTCATCATGTACAATAAACAGATGAACTCACTACGCAACAATCAGCCTGATTCTGCTGAAGAATATGATGAATACGATGTGGGGGAGCCAGACTACTACGATGCACCATATGCCGACAATGGCAACAGTTACAGTAGCTATATCAATCCCTACAACAATGCTAATAGCGACAGTCGCAGTACTCTTAGCAAAATCACTAGCTTGCGGAACAGTATGGCTAAGAACGCTCTAGAAGATGACGAAGAAGTTCAAGAACTGAAGTCACTTATCCACCAGCAAAAGAACAGTCGAGTAGCCCAACAGCCACAGTTACACCAGCCGCAGTTCCAGCAATCGTTCAAACAATACCAGGACGAACCTTCAACGTCCGATCCTATCCTAGACactaaacaacaacagcaacgttCGATGTCCAGCGACTATCAACAGTACGGAAACACGGACAACTGGCAGCAAGACAGTCCATCGTACAGCAGCTACGATTACGAGAACGAGTACGACGACAACAACTGGAGCCACTGGGACCGGAAGCGAAACGTGCAGCCGAAAAAGGTAGCTTTCCCCATGTTTCCCTTCACTTCGGCACCTACGACAGCGGCTCCCACGGTGGCTCCCTCAATGGCCGTAACGGTAGCACCTCTGCTGACTACTTCAGCAAAGCCCCCGTCGCAAGCGCAGACGCAGACCCATAACGGCCAAAAGGAGGTAGCGGTTCCGCGGCCCGCCGCTCCGGTACGCAATCCGTTTGCCAACCTGAACGCACTGCAAAAGCAGCCGAAGGGACACCACCCGGCCGGTACCGTCGTGAATGGGGTGGCCCAGGCTAAGCCCGTCAAGGTGAAGCCCAGCAGTGTGTACGACACGATCAAGAAGATCATCGACATGCAGCAGAATCTGGAG GGTGCTGAATTGGCTTTGCAGCTAGACAACCAGAAGCACCAGGATTCACGAGTTCAGAAACGGTTCGTAACCAACGAAGAGTCCCTGGTGCAGCAACTGGATGGCCTCAAACGAACGGCGTAA